The following proteins are encoded in a genomic region of Garra rufa chromosome 22, GarRuf1.0, whole genome shotgun sequence:
- the arhgap44b gene encoding rho GTPase-activating protein 44 encodes MYSFVAKEIDYANYFQTLIEVQAEYHRKSLELLQNVLPQIKAQQESWVEKPCYGKPLEEHLTLSGREIAFPIEACVTMLLDCGLQEEGLFRVAPSASKLKKLKASLDCGVLDFQEYSADPHAIAGALKSYLRELPEPLLTFDLYDDWIQASNIADQDKRLQALLSTCEKLPTANSNNFKYVIKFLAKLNEYQEYNKMTPGNIAIVLGPNLLWAHTEGNITEMMTTVSLQIVGIIEPIIQHADWFFPGEIEFNVTGNYGSPVHTNHNANYSSMPSPDMDQSERRQQDQSRRPLSVATDNMMLEFYKKDGIRKIQSMGVRVMDTSWVSRRGSSSSRKSSSTPPSVQPPAPPFDSLNPEQPVDFSTSPSQTPPPISADRTSCDEASSNLSDSCHVCPSPEEERPPPPYPFSVSSSSSFSSSSSLFVPHPRAQPCARPAVPECVPPPALSRWSVYSPPPPPLLLSSTSLDINSNPKPSVLHLSKQGSLPADPSLPHAPVYIKPPLVLPRHDPCHPSLSPHSAAPPRAACACNRERGLRVPSVQKNKEPSPVIGHRGISPTAPFAGQNQLTDQSPLTLRKVSKKLAPIPPKGPYSPSSCVSDLSPGPSPVSLSPTPPSTPSSYSFSYPQSGSVLTSPGHNHSQTLSSPPPLTGTLPKSRPTPKPPRQRPNLPPPQPPGPGGLSPQPLEHTQGLLDALSAGESMSTDSWCDLDIPIISVELDRGCRNSVDLLESEEESESTAL; translated from the exons ATGTACAGTTTTGTGGCCAAAGAAATTGACTATGCAAACTACTTCCAGACG CTGATAGAGGTTCAGGCGGAGTACCACAGGAAGTCTTTGGAACTGCTCCAGAACGTTCTGCCACAAATTAAAGCGCAACAGG AGTCTTGGGTGGAGAAGCCGTGTTACGGCAAACCATTAGAGGAGCATCTGACTCTGAGCGGGAGAGAAATCGCTTTCCCCATTGAAGCCTGTGTGACGATGCTGCTGGACTGTGGGCTACAGGAAGAG GGTTTGTTTCGAGTCGCTCCTTCGGCCTCAAAACTGAAGAAGCTGAAGGCGTCGCTGGACTGCGGCGTGTTGGACTTTCAGGAATATTCTGCAGACCCTCACGCCATCGCAG GTGCTCTGAAATCATACCTGCGGGAGCTGCCCGAACCGCTGCTGACCTTTGACCTGTATGACGACTGGATTCAAGCATCAAA TATTGCGGATCAGGACAAGCGCTTACAGGCGTTGTTATCCACCTGTGAAAAACTTCCTACAGCAAACAGCAACAACTTCAA GTATGTGATTAAATTTCTTGCCAAGCTGAACGAGTATCAGGAATATAATAAAATGACGCCAGGAAACATTGCAATCGTTCTGGGGCCAAACCTGCTCTGGGCACATACGGAGGG GAACATTACAGAGATGATGACCACAGTCTCGCTGCAGATCGTCGGGATCATTGAGCCCATTATCCAGCATGCAGACTGGTTCTTCCCTGGAG AGATTGAGTTTAACGTGACAGGAAACTACGGCAGCCCCGTCCACACCAATCACAACGCCAACTACAGCTCCATGCCGTCGCCTGACATGGACCAATCAGAGCGCAGGCAGCAGGACCAGAGCCGACGCCCACTTAGCGTCGCCACCGACAACATGATGCTGGAGTTCTACAAGAAAGACGG CATTAGGAAAATTCAGAG TATGGGAGTGCGAGTGATGGACACCTCATGGGTTTCTCGAAGAGGCTCCTCATCGTCTCGTAAAAGTTCTTCAACACCACCCAGCGTTCAGCCGCCTGCACCGCCTTTTGATTCGCTGAACCCCGAGCAGCCGGTTGATTTCTCCACCTCCCCCTCACAGACTCCGCCCCCCATCAGTGCTGATAGGACCAG CTGTGACGAGGCGTCCTCCAATCTCTCGGACTCCTGTCACGTGTGTCCCTCCCCAGAGGAGGAGCGGCCGCCCCCTCCGTACCCGTTCTCTgtgtcctcctcttcctccttctcctcctcctcctcgttGTTCGTCCCTCACCCACGAGCGCAGCCCTGCGCGCGCCCCGCCGTTCCCGAATGCGTTCCTCCCCCGGCGTTGAGCCGCTGGTCCGTGTACAGTCCTCCTCCGCCTCCGCTCCTCCTGTCCTCCACCTCTCTCGACATCAACTCCAACCCCAAACCCAGCGTCCTGCACCTGTCCAAACAGGGCTCTCTGCCCGCCGACCCGTCCCTCCCGCACGCGCCCGTCTACATCAAACCCCCGCTCGTCCTGCCCCGCCACGACCCCTGCCACCCCTCCCTTAGCCCTCACTCTGCCGCTCCGCCGCGGGCCGCCTGCGCCTGCAACCGAGAGAGAGGACTCAGAGTGCCTAG CGTTCAGAAGAACAAGGAGCCGTCGCCTGTGATTGGTCACAGAGGCATTTCACCAACGGCTCCCTTTGCTGGACAGAACCAGCTGACAGACCAGAGTCCTCTCACACTACGCAAAG TTTCCAAAAAGCTAGCCCCCATCCCTCCCAAGGGTCCGTATTCTCCGTCCAGCTGCGTGTCGGATTTGTCTCCAGGTCCGTCTCCGGTCAGTCTGTCCCCGACGCCCCCCAGCACCCCGTCTTCATACAGCTTCAGTTACCCGCAGAGCGGCTCTGTCCTCACCTCGCCCGGACACAACCACAGCCAGACGCTCTCGTCCCCGCCGCCGCTCACCGGCACCCTGCCCAAATCACGGCCCACCCCTAAACCGCCCCGCCAGAGACCCAACCTGCCCCCACCACAGCCTCCGGGGCCTGGTGGTCTGAGCCCGCAGCCTCTGGAACACACACAAGGCCTGCTGGACGCGCTGTCTGCTGGAGAGAGCATGTCTACAG ACTCGTGGTGTGATTTGGACATTCCCATAATAAGCGTTGAACTGGACAGGGGATGCAGGAACTCTGTGGATCTGCTGGAGTCTGAGGAGGAGTCTGAAAGCACCGCCCTTTGA